CAGGGAAGTAAAGGTATAATATTTCGAATAACATTTTGCTTAGTTCGAAACAATAAGAATGTAATCCAGGAAACTCCTAAAACTTTGCCGAGCTCAAACTTATCCCCCATGTGAcagatatttaatttcatttaataagGTCAATGTTAATACTAACATACAACCAGCAATGATTATCGTAATTGGCTTAAGTCTGAAAAATAAGGATATTAGGTCTATTACATAAGAAATTTCGTTCAATCATGAAGCCAAATAAATCGCTTTGAAGCCTCACACGATCAAAATCAATGGAACAAACTTGCAGTAAAAAGGAAtactaaaaatcaataaatacgTGTGAATACAgatcatcttcaaagacacTTATCGGTAAAGAATAGCctagagaaggaaaaaaagcaaaatagattctttttcatttatattcagGTGAGACACATGACATatagcatgatttttttttttcaaatggctTCTTAAAAATAGcattcaacagaaaaaaaaaatttgtcattgttctttttttggaagTGGGGTGTCAAAACCTGTTATATTTTGTTATGAAGATCCATAGTTAAAAGTCGCGTAAGCACTTTGAAGAAAATCTACactgataaaatacaaatttaatgtTCTCAAACGAGTTTAAAAAATCctcatttgattttataatCCAGCTGAGGGGAAGTGGTAGGAGGGCATGTGCTCCCTCCcttcgattaaaaaaaagttttattaatgtttagtttcattgaaaattttttacttttattttttttaaatacgtgCAGTATATAAAGACAAATgccggaatatatatatatatatatatatatatatatatttatatatatatatatatatatatatatatatatatatatatatatatatatatatatatatatatatatacatatttatatatatatatatatatatatatatatatatatatatatatatatatatatataatataaatatatatatataaatatatatatatatatatatatatatatatatatatatatatatatatatatatatatatatatatatatatatatatatatatatatatatatatatatatatatataacaaaacaaaaacacgaATACCGAAtacatttgtttaaaatatagcTAAGTGGATAAATTGTAAATCAAATTGGAATTTTAAACataatgttttggttttggatgGCTGGGCATTCTTATAACCTACAGTCAGCCAGATCCAGGTGATTTCCTTAGTCATTTGGAAGTTCATTAAATATTTTCGTGGGAGAGGGGCAGGAGGGGAGGTCAATTTTGACGTATAGAACCGACCCTGAtcatgataaaataaaactgagtAAAGTGTTACAACCTACTTTATTATCATTACCGCACTTGTCAGGTCCAAACATGATAGTGTATGGAGTTTTATCTGTAAATTGGGAAAGTCTCATCTCTTTGTCATATTGAAGCAGTTTGAGATAAGCCCCACCACACTCCTGGCCATTTTGAAGCGTAACATCATACTGTACGATCAATGGCTTGTCTGTGAAGTGAAACACAGACAAGCCATTGATCGTACACATGCTGCTATATCTGCTCTTCTGGAAAAGCCGAGATCACCCGGGATTGGTTCCTTACTGGCTGGATCAATTGCCCATAGACCTGATAAGAAAAATTCATAATAAGTAAGACAAAAGGcacagaaaaatataaattaaattactcATGGATCCATCAAAAAATCTAATCTAGGAAAGATTGAGGCTAAATCCCAATAAGTCAGTTCCGGGAGGGGGCCAGAGCTTAGGAATACCCCCTCTCTAACGTTTATTACTGTGTAAAATTTGCAAAGCACATCAAAGTATAAAAACCATGGACAAGTAAAGCTAGGCATTTCCCCccaaaatatgcaattttctgTTATATTTATGATAGTTAATTTACACAGAAGTTGAGAGGGAATTGACAATGGTCAATACTGTCCAATCCCATGAACAGTAAGTAAAAATCAGTAAGAAAAATAGACTTAACATAAAGACCAAAACTaagttaaaaacaagtttagCTTGTATTACATTTCAGCTAATATTCAGTCCCGAGTCCGTTTACCAAGAAAAACAAACTGTACAAAATTGGGTGTGACTTGTGAATTGGGTGAGTTTTCCTCGAAAGTACTTCCAGCAATCACAGATATGTTGACCTTAAAATACATTAATTTATGAagcagataaaaatttaaaagcacaAGAAATAAGCATTATTTTAGGtcaaaaatccttttttgtaCGATTTTTCAAGGGACCAGACCCTGAAAATGTAAAAAGTCGACGAGGAGATTTGAAACAAACAACACATTTTGGGCCGAATTTCATGGACTCTAACCAACCATACTCCAGTGGTCTCTTATTGTCAAATATTTAAGGTTAATTTTATATTCCCCACGTGACGGGTGCCTCCCCCTCCCCATCATTggacttcctggctgaagagccGTGAATAAgcgatcagcaccgccagtagggACTGTCAAGTCCAATgccatattctttaccttttaaaAGGTTCCCGGGAAATATCCGATTTTGTGACAAACCCACAAATTCAGGATGCCAATGtcgttttatttaaaaaatttcatctgTAGTTTCACTTAGCCTTGAAATTCTGGCTAAGTATTTCAATAGTATTTGTCAtttctattaaatattattCTAAACCTACCTAACAAATAAGGAAGTATGAACACAAGTTttcgtatttttgtttttatgcctATTTTCTAcagttgttcttttatttaaacggatgcaaagaaaaccaaaatgtaATTTTCCATATTAATAAAGCTAAATTTCAACTATCAAAAGatatcaaaatatttgttttacgTCGAAAGTAGCAGGACTGCAGAAAAATAGCATATTAAATACCTATACAGTGAACATAGCCTCAACTTGATAGCTTCCAAATGTTATTAGCTCAAGTTGTATACGGTTTTGAGAttcatcagaaattaaaaagcaTTTTGAATACTTACAttcattttatgacaaatatattttaaagtctgagaaaatttacacTGCAACAGAAAGGCAACGAATATCGTTCGTGCAAAGTAGTTTGAACTTAAATCCTCAGTTTCCAAAGGAGAATCTTTTCACCATGTACCGTGGGAACTGCATTGTCTTGTCACTCCTACAGTTCAATTCAGTATGTAGGATCACTCCATTACTCAATCGCCATGAAGAAATTACATGCAATTTTTGATTagaataattcttaaaaatgcattttattGGAATATTAGATTGTTGAGCATTggacaaaaaaattacaaacattttcctttttatattattttaaaattacttgCATTTTTTGATTAGAGTAGTTCTTAAAACAGGTTTTATTTGACTGTTAGGTTTTTCAGcactggacaaaaaaaaaaaaaaaaaacagttccgtaattaattatttttaggaAACATACGATTGTGTAAGTCTACACAAAACcaattcaaagattttattttcactgtctttggtCCTCAAAGAAGCTTCATGAATCACAAAATTAAGTTTACAAGTGACCTCTCCAGCTCCTCATTATTCCTTGCAACGTTTATCAAATTAAACAGATAAATTTACCATGAATGTTCAATTCAGCTGCAGAAACAGATAAAGGCTGACTAAAACAGCTGTTTAAAGACTATTTgatcataaatttgtttttatattggaTTTGTGACAAACAATTACAAAGACTATAAGAACTTAATACAAGGACGTCCCAAAAGGAACTTTGATTATAAAgtgtttataaataaaagaatgacAATCTCCTAAGAAAGATCAAAACATTCTAATTCTTCTTATTTATTGTTTGTTCCTgctacaaaaacatttttacagCCTAGTCCTTAATCTAAtgaagtgaacaaaaaatagtGAGATTTCAGGGTCACTCttaatagatttaatttttcttctgcgTACATAAAAAACGAACTGACACtgcagaattttttctaaaataggagaaaaaaaaaagaaatcgtacaacattttttatatatatacagttctgatactttcttttctggATCCTGTTAGACTGATAAGTAACATAATATGTTTATGactatttgaaaaaagtcaGAAACCACAAATAAGTCCAGAAATTAGCAGTAAATAACACATTTAGCAAGGAAGTGCAttaatttgtccttttttcgaaggggtaaataaaaatatttgacaatgGTGACATCAAAAGtatgtataaaaaataaaatcccacAACTAACAACAATAGATGCAGATAATAAAGTTGTCACTTTGTTCTAATAAGCAAGGGTTCAAACTGggtaaataattcaaatttaaataatttcagtgTTACCTGTCACCTTCACACACTGAAGCATATTGACTTACAGCTATGAAGTCTTTAAACACAACAactactaaaaggattaaatgaGTTTAGTTATTACTGAGGTTCTTACAGGTCACACTCGAGGCTATGTCCAGGGGATGGGATgagggtttgacccccccccccaaaaaaaaaatctgtcaaacTCGCGAAAATGCATACAAACTAAGTTTGAAtgcgtttttcattttttcctgtaCCCCTTCCCTGAAAATGGTCAAACTGCAAACAGAGTGATAGACCCTCTCTCAGTTTTGACCCTGATTCATTTAAGCACAGATTTGTGCACATATTGCGtaacataatttttgataaCATTTTAATGCGTAACATattgattttataaaatatatatactgATGGCAAACGACATGCAGATATCCATAGAAAGAATTATCTTTATGCAAGTTTGATCAAAAACTATTAATTTATAGACAAAAGTTCTTTAggatataaactaatttttctgATCATCTTCAACCTCTTGCCTATCAGACAATAATTGTCTTGAGTACCAAAAAGGAACAGCACTTGCCTATCATGCATCAACAAATGTATTCAATCATGGGCACCAACTTGGGGAGGCTGAACTTTCAGCTTCCAACATCTCCCcatagatttttgaaaattctttttc
Above is a genomic segment from Artemia franciscana chromosome 15, ASM3288406v1, whole genome shotgun sequence containing:
- the LOC136036047 gene encoding calnexin-like, with translation MCTINGLSVFHFTDKPLIVQYDVTLQNGQECGGAYLKLLQYDKEMRLSQFTDKTPYTIMFGPDKCGNDNKLHFIFQHKNPKNESFEEKHAKKPSTKLDEYFSDKKPHLYRLQVYPDNTFEVSVDYKIVQSYSVVRHRP